The following DNA comes from Gemmatimonadota bacterium.
CCACATGGACCCCAGCAGCTGCAGGATAATGGACGAACTGATATAGGGCATCACGCCGAGGGCGAAGATGGTCGCGCGCTCGAACGCGCCGCCCACGAACATGTTGTACAGCCCGAATATGGTCCCGCCCATCTGGCTGAAGAAGGCGCTCAACACCTCGTGGTCGATGCCCGGCGTCGGGATCTGGCCGCCGATCCGGTACACCGCGAGCAGACTGAGGGTGAAGATGATGCGCCGCCGCAGTTCCGGGATCCGGAATACGTTCTGGAAAGCCTCGATCATCCGGAGATCACCTCGACCGATCCGCCCGCCGCCTCGATTTTCTGCCGCGCTGTCTCACTGACCTTGTGGACACTCACCTTCACGGGCCGGTCGACCTCGCCTTCGCCGAGGATCTTGACCGGGTCCGTCGATTTCCGGACCAGGCGCCTTTCCGCCAGCGATTCGGCGTTCACGACCGTCTCCTCGTCCCATCCCTCGAGATCGCGTAGGTTGACGATCTGGTAGGTCTTGCGGAACAGATTGGTGAACCCGCGCTTCGGCAGCCGCCGTACGAGGCGCATCTGCCCGCCCTCGAACGAAGGATGGATCTT
Coding sequences within:
- the rplO gene encoding 50S ribosomal protein L15 — its product is MKVDSLKHASGAVRKVKRLGRGPGSGTGKTAGRGHKGQRSRSGKKIHPSFEGGQMRLVRRLPKRGFTNLFRKTYQIVNLRDLEGWDEETVVNAESLAERRLVRKSTDPVKILGEGEVDRPVKVSVHKVSETARQKIEAAGGSVEVISG